From Elephas maximus indicus isolate mEleMax1 chromosome 1, mEleMax1 primary haplotype, whole genome shotgun sequence, a single genomic window includes:
- the LOC126062800 gene encoding olfactory receptor 2W1-like, whose amino-acid sequence MDQSNYTSLHGFILLGFSDHPKLEMVLSGVVTIFYLITLMGNTAIIVASLLDSHLHTPMYFFLRNLSFLDLCFTTSSIPQMLVNSWGPDKTISYVGCVIQLYVNMCLGSTECLLLAVMSCDCFIAICKPLHYLVIMNPHLCLKMVIMVWGISLACSVVLCKLTLNLPRCRINLLDHFLCELPAMVKIACIDTRTVEMSVFALGVVFVLTPLLLILISYGFFAHAVLRMKSKAGQRKAINTCGSHLTVVTILYGCVIVVYLQPGNSASKDQGKFFTLFYTIIIPSLNPLIYTLRNKDMKDALKKLVKVAYASAKMKRK is encoded by the coding sequence ATGGACCAAAGCAATTATACTTCTCTACATGGTTTTATTCTGCTTGGCTTCTCTGATCATCCCAAATTGGAGATGGTCCTGTCAGGAGTTGTCACCATCTTCTACTTAATTACATTGATGGGTAACACAGCCATCATTGTTGCATCTCTCCTGGATTCCCATCTGCACACAccaatgtattttttcctcaggAATTTATCTTTCCTAGATCTGTGTTTTACCACCAGCAGCATACCTCAGATGCTGGTTAACTCATGGGGCCCTGATAAGACCATTAGCTATGTGGGTTGTGTCATTCAACTCTATGTTAATATGTGTTTGGGCTCCACTGAGTGCCTTCTCCTGGCTGTCATGTCCTGTGATTGTTTTATAGCTATTTGTAAACCCTTGCATTATTTGGTAATCATGAACCCAcatctttgtctcaagatggtcaTCATGGTTTGGGGTATTAGTTTGGCCTGTTCTGTAGTATTATGTAAACTCACACTGAATTTGCCTAGGTGTAGAATCAACCTTCTGGATCATTTCTTGTGTGAGTTGCCAGCTATGGTCAAAATAGCTTGTATAGACACCAGAACTGTTGAAATGTCTGTGTTTGCTTTAGGCGTTGTCTTTGTCCTTACGCCCCTCCTCCTTATTCTTATATCCTATGGTTTCTTTGCTCATGCTGTGCTGAGAATGAAGTCAAAAGCAGGccaaagaaaagcaattaataCCTGTGGATCTCATCTCACTGTGGTGACCATCCTGTATGGATGTGTCATCGTTGTGTACCTACAGCCAGGTAACAGTGCCTCCAAAGACCAGGGCAAGTTCTTCACCCTCTTTTACACCATCATCATTCCAAGTCTTAACCCCCTTATCTACACCTTGAGGAATAAGGACATGAAGGATGCACTAAAGAAGTTGGTGAAAGTTGCCTATGCATCTGCGAAAATGAAGAGGAAGTAG